tatgcaaatgtttAACCTCTCGAGAATCTTAGAATGGACACAAGtgacagaggaaaaaaacaaaacaaaagatacTCAGAATTACAAGTGATGTAGTACGTGAAGGatattctctgtttttctccagatcgagggtgtgtgtgagagagaatggcCCCAAGGCCATCTTCAGGTGAATTATGGGGTCTACACCTGATGCCCCCCCGTATTTTGGTGGATTGCTGTTTACCCAATGGGATGCTCGTCAGTCTGGAGTGTTTACGTGAAGCTCCACTCATCAGTATCAAACAGCAGCTTTTCACAGAGGCCCGCAAATACCCCCTCTACCACCTCCTGCAGGTAGAAACCGCCTTCTACCTCTCCTATTCATGTGAAAGATGATgattaataaatgtgtcatatttaaaaataacgCATCTGTGTGACTGGTAGGAGGAGTCTTGCTACATCTTTGTGGGTGTGACTCAGGAGGCAGAGAGGGAGGAGTTTTATGATGAAACACGGCGACTGTGTGACCTTCGACTTTTCCATCCTATCCTAAAGGTCATCGAACCTCTTGGCAACCGAGAAGAGAAGATCCTCAACCGTGAGATCGGTCTGTGCGTGTTTGGttttgtgatttgtgtgtgtgtgtgtgtgtgcgtgtgtgtgtgagagagagagagagatagagatggtgtgtaacttttttttttatgtaggcTTTGCAATAGGCATGCCAATCTGTGAGTTTGAGCTGGTGAAGGACTCGGAGGTGCAGGACTTCAGGAGGAGcatcctgagtgtgtgtagggaggCAATGGAGGAGCGTGAAGGAGGAGGACCACACACTCATGCTCTGTACGTTTACCCCCCCAGTGTGGAGTCATCACCGCAACTACCACAACACATCTACGCCAAACTCGACAAAGGTGTGTGATGGTTCCTTCAGTCCCTGTGAGGGGGATGAGCGTgttaatatctatatatactaTGTTctgttatatataaaatgatgaacacattctgaccaatcagaatccagaattcagcagtgctgcGGTGTAcattctctgtgtgtctgtctgtgcaggGCGTTTGATTGTGACGATCTGGGTGGTGGTGTCTCCATCTAATGCTAAGCAGAAGTACACGCTGAAGATCGCTCACGACTGTGTGCCGGAGCAGCTGATCGCTGAGGCCATCAGGAAGAAGACACGCAGTATGCACCTGTCGGCTCAGCAGCTTCgtctgtgtgtgcaggagtACCAGGGACAGTACATCCTCAAGGTGTGCGGCTGTGATGAGTACCTGCTGGAGAAGTACCCACTCAGCCAGTACAaggtgaggatggtgtgtaaTGGAAAGTAATTATGGTCTGAGTAAAGACAGACCATCTTTTACTAACTGTacatgtgctttgtgtgtgtgtgtgcgtgtgtgtagtaTATCCGCAGTTGTATCATTGTGGGGAAGTTGCCACACCTCATGTTGGTCAGTAAGGACAGTGTGTATGATCAGTTGCCCTGCAGTGGCTTTGTTACTCCATCGTACAGCCGCCGCACCCCCCAGCCGAGCCCAAGCCCCGCAGGAGGTGACCCCACTAACCCCCGCTCACTCTGGGCCTTCAACACTCACACTCCGCTCCGCATCAGGCTCATCTGCGCCACCTATGTCAACGTCAACATCCGAGACATTGACAAGGTGAAGCTTTGCTTCCATTAGAGGTTTTTGGTATGTTTGGTAACAATTTACATGATGATTGTAAGTTTGaagtgtaagtttgtgtgtgtgtgtatgtgtgtgtgttagatctACGTGAGGACTGGTATATATCATGGAGGAGAGCCTTTATGTGACAATGTCAACACACAGAGGGTTCCGTGTTCCAACCCccggtaaaacacacacacacacacacacacacacacacacacataaacacacatttttctaaACAACACAGAGTGTGACTtgctgttttctgtgtgtgtgtgcagatggaATGAGTGGCTGATGTATGATATTTCTCTGACTGATCTCCCACGTGCTGctcgtctctgtctctccatctgctCTGTCAAGGGTCGCAAGGGGGCTAAAGAGGTTTGACCATTGTGATCATAAAATGTAGCCTAGAATTAGTTTAAAACAATTTCtaacacatttgtgtgtgtgtgtgtgtaggagcactGTCCCCTGGCCTGGGGCAATGTCAATCTGTTTGATTATAAGGACACTCTGGTCAGTGGTAAAGTGGCTCTGAGTCTGTGGCCTGTTCCACATGGACTAGAGGATCTGCTCAATCCCATCGGTGTGGCAGGATCCAACCCcaacaaggtgtgtgtgtgtgtgttgtcccctATTGCATTTTCATATGcaaacaataattattattatctcagaaatttaaaaatatgttacATTACATGTAGTGAAtatagacatctctctctctctctctctctctgtctgtctttctctgtaggAGACTCCATGTGTAGAGTTGGAGTTCCCCTCCTTTAATCACACAGTGGTTTTTCCTGATGAACAGCAGATCGAGGAACATGCTAACTGGATCATCTCCCGAGAGCTGGGATACAACTACTCTCTCAGCctggtaatacacacacacacacacacacacacacacgtgccaaCGTCTTAATGACTCtactttatgtgtgtgtgtgtgtgttcagagtaaTCGGTTGGTGTGTGACAGCTCCATCTCTCAAGCAGAAGCTGAACAACTTCGTGCTCTCTGCAACCGAGACCCACTGTATGAGCTCTCAGAACAGGAGAAAGACTTTCTGTGGAGACATCGgtacacataaacaaacacattttttggTGTAGCTCAAAAGGGCAGAACCTATCTTgggttaatatttatatatatatatacacatatatatatacacgtgtgtgtacatgatgtatgtatatgtgtgtgtgtgtgtgtgtgtgcagacattATTGTGTGAATATTCCAGAAAGTCTTCCCAAGCTGCTTCTCTCTGTCAAATGGAACTCACGGGATGAGGTGTCACAggtaaaaaaacacacacacacaatgtgctAGGTTAACCATTACTTGTTTTGTTGTCCTTTCCTggttgtcatgtttgtgtgtgtagatgtgttgtCTGCTCCGTGATTGGCCCCTCATGCAGCCTGAGTCAGCTCTGGAGTTGTTGGACTGTAATTTTCCTGACCCGACGGTGAGAGAATTTGCTCTGCGCTGCCTCATGCAGGGACTCACTGATGACAAGATCAGCCAGTACCTACTGCAGCTcgtccaggtgtgtgagagagtgtgtgtgtggtgtgtgagtgtcatACTAAATGCAATCCATTGGTGCCTCACAGCAGCCCCACCTTTCTTCTGGTATCTGTCCATGGGGATagcagggtttgtgtgtgtgtgtgtgcgttacaGGTTCTAAAGTATGAGATGTATCTGGATAATCCTCTCGCTCGGTTCCTTATTAAGAAagctctgaccaatcagaggatAGGACACTTCTTCTTCTGGCACCTGAAGTGAgtaacatacatacacacacacacacacacacacacaccctacaccactcTGAGGAAAACGATGatgataattgtgtgtgtgcatgtgtgtgtgtgtgtgtgtgtgtgtgtgtgcatgtgtgtgtgcactgtgtgtagGTCAGAAATGCACAATAAGACAGTGTCTCGGCGGTTTGGTTTGCTCTTAGAGGCGTTCTGCAGGTCATGTGGTATTTACCTGAAACACCTAAACAGACAGGTGGAGGCCATGGACAAGCTGGTGAACATCACTGACATGCTGAAACATGAGAAGAAGGACGAGACgcagaaggtaacacacacctgtctcacctctCTCACCTCCACACATACCTGTATGCCTCGTGCTGTGTTCTGATTGCCTGATGAGTTTTATGATGGGCTGTGATTGGCTGTTTCAGACCCAGATGAAGTTCCTGGTTGAACACATGTCCCGTCCTGATTACATGGAGGCTTTGCAGGGATTTGTCTCTCCTCTGAATCCTGTACATCAACTGGGTaacctcaggtacacacacacacaaacacacacacacatactcttataAACACAACAACCTCTCCTGTGTGTTTAAGACAAAATGATCTTATTTAAtggtctgtatttgtgtgtgtgtgtgtgtgtgtgtgtgtgttgtgtgtcaggttGGAGGAGTGCAGGATCATGTCTTCAGCAAAGCGTCCTCTTTGGCTGAACTGGGAGAATCCTGACATCATGAGTGAACTTCTCTTCACCAACAACGAGATTATCTTCAAAAATGGAGatggtgagagtgtgttttcAGTGAATCAGATCATTTGGCTTACCAAAAAGAGTTGACTTTTGGCCCCCAGACAACTCACTGCCATTGTATTTTTTTCATAAACTGAAAGAATATGGTTGAAAATGACTCCTGAAACCTTGTGATTTAACAAAATAATGTCTTTAAAATGCATCTTATACATTAAATtgaaacacacacgcacacacacgagtCAGTCCTATGCCTCCAAATCACACTTACAGACAGTTCAGGTGTTTCTGTAGTATTTAGATTAAATGACGGAAGAGTGATGATGTCACTGACATGATGCTGTAAcctggtgtgtgttacagaccTGAGGCAGGACATGCTGACTCTACAGATCATTAAGATCATGGAGAGCATTTGGCAGAATCAGGGACTCGACCTGCGGTGAGacttttaaacaaaacacattccatatacacacacgcacacacacacacacacacacacacacacacacactattacatcCATAGAGTTATAATATAGACCAATCTGATTAAACCAATGTACAGAATCAGCTGATCATagcacagactctctctctctctctctctctgtctgtctgtctgtctctctctctctctctctctctctctctatgtttgTCTACAGGATGTTGCCGTATGGGTGTCTCTCTATCGGAGACTGTGTGGGTCTGATTGAGGTGGTGAGAAACTCCTTCACTATAATGCAGATTCAGTGTAAAGGGGGCCTGAAGGGGGCGCTGCAGTTTaacagtaacacactgcaccactggatcagagagaAGAACAAGGGGGAGAAGTGAGACaaaacccacatacacacacacacacactactgtacacatcggtctttattaaaaaaaaaaaaaaagaatgtgatCAAATCTGTTTCACTcatggtctgtctctctctctctctctctctctctctctctctctctctttctctctctctcagttatgACAGAGCTATTGATCTGTTCACTCGTTCGTGTGCTGGTTATTGTGTAGCCACGTTTATCCTTGGAATTGGAGATAGACACAACAGCAACATCATGGTCAAAGAGAACGGACAGgtagcacacaaacacacacacacacaatatctataATGTGCACCAAACACCAGTGTGATTCTACACAAATACGTAATTGTGCCATGAGtttttatgctttcatttcaatATATGCTCTTAatttctctttgtctcactctctgtctgtctttttgtcttactttctttgtctgtctctctgtagttGTTCCATATAGACTTTGGACATTTTCTAGAccataagaagaagaagtttgGTTATAAGCGTGAGCGTGTCCCCTTCGTCCTCACACAGGATTTCCTCATCGTCATCAGCAAAGGAGTGCAGGAGTGTACCAAGACCAAGGAGTTCGAGAGGTTCGAGAAGTCCCACCTCATCACTGACAGCTGGACAGAGAAATCGTATTTATTAAAATagtctggattgtgattggtcagaaggagttgtttctatagcaacattTTATCAGGCTTATGAGATTGTGGActctaattgtgtgtgtgtgtgtgtgtgtgtttgtgtaggtttCAGGAGATGTGTTACAAAGCGTACCTGGCGATCCGTCAACACGCAGGTCTCTTCATTAACCTGTTCTCGTTGCTGTTGGGCTGTGGGATGCCTGAGCTGCAGAGCTTCGACGACATCGCCTACCTGAGGAAAACCCTTGCTCTGGAGAAGAGCCAGCAGGAGGCACTGGAGTACTTCACCAAGCAGATGAATGATGCCCACCATGGTGGCTGGACCACCAAGATGGACTGGATCTTCCACACTATCCGGCACATGCCCAATGAGCACTGAGACAtgcacacaaagacagacacacacacttcaggacTGCTCTGGAGAACTTCAGGAGCAGTGAGGATTCTTAGAACAGCTTCAGGAGGTTGGTTGGAGCCTTTGACGCACATTTattaaatgaacacacacacacacacacacacacaaacaaaactttCCTGCACTAATATTACAGCACTGCACTAAGTAGGGATGATAGTCACTACAGATTTACAGAAGAACTGAATATGCACAGttattatgcacacacacacacacacacacacaaacacaagcacaaataCAGCTGCACTATGTAGGGACCATAAATAGTGAGTGTAATAAGTGAATTCTGAAATTCACACTTGAAGTTTATCTTCCTTTTGCTGATGATGACATGCAAAAAGCTCTTCTCCATTCAGCTACCACTAATTCTGCACTATAGGTCCTCAGGGTTACACAAGGGTCAAAGGTCAAGCTTTGGTGTCAAAACTGAGGCCAAAATCTGCCTCCAGCACGCAcgtcccataatgcactgcaaaCCTGAAAAAAACTGATATGCTTGAGTAGCACGATCAAGAGGATGTGACAGTCTTCCTCAGTAAACTCTTACTACACTTTTAGGAATAATGCAACATTAACATTCGTGTGAAAGAGCTTTAAAACCAGCGTCACTGTGAAATCAATCCAATCTTCTGACCGGCTCAGAACAAGCGCTGAACAATCAAACATATCGATCAATCATCCTGTCTAAAGCCTCACATGATGCTGAAATAAACTCATGAGCTTCATTTGTTAGAATTGTTCCCAGACCTACGCCTCCTACAGAGTCTGACTCTAAAACACTTAAAGGCTAAAATGTGTGTAACTTATTTATCCATTAAATCTCTTTCTAAATTAAAAGCTTTGAATtgtattttctatttaaatggaaaaaatccTATTAATTTAAATAACTAATTTATAAATCTAAGTCAGTAATTAACTTGTAAAAGCAAGCTAAAAGAGAAATTAGTTTATAGTTGTTATTGTATTTGACATCAGTCAGCATTTCACACCTGTACGCTGCAATCATCtttataaaaggaaaaaagccTCAGTTGTAAATCATATTTGCACAATTAGTCATTAATAACTCAGGTGTTGAATGAAAAACAATGTCCTTCAATCTATCTTATTGATGAATCGATCATCTTTCTAATATTCCAGCttcatttcttcttttcctctctaAACGATAGTACTTCCACCCGAAACCAAGCTTACTGAACtctattctaaaaaaaaataattctggtTTTCTTTATAAAATACAAGGATGAGGGGAAACTTTGACCTAATTTACATCATTCAACAGCATCTTAAATGCTCACGTCATGACGTTCACACAAGCTCCATTTTAGTCTTGTCTGTGgcaggccatgcatttcacacctaggccttcactggtgtccttcctgaattaatccacctctataccatcattatgaccccacggcaatagatactaatcaactgttaaatagcaaagtaaaaaagaaattaggctacagtatttcgcacctcacaaggaatagtcaattttattacagtctgccttgaaaatgcatttgtaaggatgtctgtgaccaaatcgatttcttctcctctgtcagccattgtgagttaaaatgtatatattttatttggtttgtgcgattcactgcctctgactactccaattatccaatcaaaggacgggaaattgctgacgtaatcgtatgcctgctagacggccccagtgacgccaactccaatgtcattgccacttattttaagctacgggcgcctgcactattgatcctgaaggccttaaggcagatttctttcactctgggaacacatgatgtcatccactggctgaaatatgattggataaatactcttatcataaatatacactactggaagcagcgcaaccaagagaaaagctatgaaatgtagagaatagactattgggaataattgaatacacattcatggaaaaatatattaaatatattaaaatccaagtcagtgattcagatcactgctgtttaggccagcagagaaggccttgctggccctgacggcccaccactgagTCTTGTAGATGTCACAAAACTTGTAAATGTGACATTATTACGCTTATTTCCAGCACATTCTGACTGACCAacgatcatttttttttttttagatctaagctttaatttacattttttctttaaaaattacaCCTTTAAAGGTTCCATAACTTGTATAAACTGAGAAAATCCAGAACACTGAAAAAATCAAGCATAAGCCAATAAAATGAACTAACTATGTTTTAAATCATGGTGCTGATGTCACTGTAAGAGGTTAGATTGCTAATTTACTTGTTGGAATGTACATATTTGAAGTGTTTATGTTGTCTAACATCCTGTAGCATGACTGGTTTGTCTCGTGTGCATTTAGCTTGAACAGATAAACGGGTATTGACCAGAGTGCGTTTCCATGGTTACAGCATTACCCGCCAGTTAGAGTTTAGTTTCTGGGGTTTATTCGAGTAGAGTTTTAGCTTTTATGTTGTTGGGAGGTTCATGCTTTCTTGTCAAACTTAATAAATAAGTAGAATTCTAAATAGTAGGGATGtagctgtgtatttttttgtggtgtgatgatcaCCTGAATCAACAGTCTCTATCACCAACTCCACATTTCACACATTCAACTCATTTCTGCCTCAAACCTTAAAACAAACTACACTACAAATGATACAATTAAATACAGGCCTTTTTATTGCTTTACACAAAATTCCAAATCAATCCACATTTTATGTTTCACATCTCTGATATaaatcaaataacaaaaaaacaaaacagcaaaaaaccttgtttgaaatttttttaaatgaaaaagctCAAGTCTCAATCTCTGTCACATTTGTCCGTGTATTTTGACTTCCTGTCAATCAGGTAGCTCCAATTATTCTTCAACTTTAACCCCAACAACATTCATGCTGTAGCATTATCATGAATTAAACAGAATTCAAATGAACTTCATAATCACAACCAAGGACTTGAAGAACGGACAAGAGGATGATTTGCGTTTGTTTGACCAGAATGAGTCTGTTTACAGATTTGCTCTCAGgagaaatgtaatatatttaaataacaacaaaatggGTTTATCATAGAGGACTCAGTCCTCAGTAGTTCATCAGAACAATGTAGCAGAAACCAAGTGACATCACACATGGAGATACTGTTGAACTTCAGTCAGTCGCATGATTCATCGTAGTTTGGATTTATGGAATGGATTAATGCGCTGCAGTTTTGCACAAACTCTGGATTTTCCATTCTGTAGAATGAACAAAGCTTTAAAAGCAATATTGTACATTGGGatcagatttattcatttagggTCCTGCAAAATTAGACTTGTGTCAGTCAGTAGATTTGTGACGTTGGAAAATCACTGTACTGTAATTTTGAtaaattgttttgtatttttgttcagACAAATGAGTGGATGTTTGTCACCTGATGATGTTTATAGTGATGTTTTATGAAATAAACTTTTTCTCAGCTGTGTCAAAAGTGTGCTGTGTTTTGTATCATAGACACAACATCGATCATATAAGCTGACATTGTAAATGAAGCTGTTAGTTTATtacaaatgtgtaaaaaaaacccagctcaAATTAATTTGACTGCAACACGTCATTATCTTAACCACAGGAACCTTTTAAGATTGGGCATGCTGCTTATCTGTACTCTTGCTCAGTTCAGTTTGACTCACATCGTCACACCGTTCTCTGTTCACCGAGTCCGTCTCCGGTCCGTTGGCTCTTTGCGTGTTTTAATCAGAATGAGGCTCTCAGCTGATTGCGTATGTTCTTGATCTCCAGCTCCAGCTGCTGAATCCTGCTGTCTCGCTGACATAGCTGCTGCCTCAGTGACCTGATCTCTTCCTGCTGCTTATAAAACACATTCAGCAGCTGAAACACACAGCGAATgtacagacactcacactgagctCATTCAGGTTAATACTGAGAACAAATTCCACTGAGTCTAACTGTACCTCCTTGTCTACGGCCGGTGGCGTGTAAGCCACTGACTCGCACCACCGAACCCCAAAGCATCTGTCTGTCCAGCTGTTCCACTGAGTCTCATCCTCCTGCCACTCTGATAGGTCAACAATGTCATACCCTGCTTTCTCATTGGCCGATTTCTCTGCTCTGTAGTTTTCCTGGAGGAGGTCCAAGCTGCAGGCTGGGCGCTCAGTGTCCTGCTCTGGAGCTGGGTACGGGTTCTGCACTTTGGTCTCAGGCCTCAGACACATCAGCAGCGGGCCTACAAtcagaacattttatttatatttaccaGCTGCTAGGTGGCAACATTGCTATGTTTTAAATCAAGCAGCTTAATTGTAGAAATACGTTTCACTATCTTAGCAGCCGCATTACATATTTTAATCCTTTATGTTGCACTTTTTGGTTAGTTTTTAATGAAAGATTAATTAGAGGCACCGCCTTCAGAATACAGAGCACATGATATCTTTTATATGCTTTTTTTAAAGGCTGAAATCTTATTAATAAAATCTTATTATTACTGAACATCTGTGTACACATTTGAACAGTGTGACCCAGTGAACATTTCAGAGTGACAAATTACTGAGCTCAGAAACGACTCCAGGCCTTACATGCAGTGAAAGTGTGGAACAGGTTATTGTGTGTAAGCAAGACATTCTCAGATGTTTGTAAACTGACTACAGAAAACTCACCTTTGTTTTGCCCCATGAGCCACTCCTGAGCCGTCATGGCCGCCTCGTTGCTCGCTGTCATCGGATAAATATCCTCCTGAAAGTCCTCAGACTGAACATCACGGTCAGGATGGAATATAtgcataaaaaatatttgaaatgaaatatgctTAAAAGTGTGTTGTTTACCTTTCTTGGTACAATAAAGGATAACGGTTCCACGAGGTCTTTTACTGTAACGAGGCGATAAAAACGAAAGACTTCACACTGCACAGTGTTTAAACCTCGCTTCGGCATCACACCTGCTCCAAATAACcgtaaaaaaaatcagaagaaTCTAGAACATTTCTCTCAGTGCCTCTGTAtagtgatacagtgtgtgtgtgtgtgtgtgtgtttgtacttgcCCAGGCCCTTGTGTGGAAGTGGAGACCGATATTCTGCCAGGAAATGTATGTACGGTTTCTCCGAACTCACTTCATAGTACCGAATATTGCCatctccctacacacacacacacagagggagagaatgtgtgcatttgtttgtatatatatatatatatatgtgtgtgtgtgtgtgtgtgtgtgtgtgtgtgtgtgtgtgtgtgtgtgttatacctTGCCAGCCaggtagagtatgtgtgtgtcagggtcataaaatggaaaaagaacACCAGAACCTCCATCCACATCCTCCTCCAACAATGGCTCAGATAAATcatcctttaacacacacaccccagtgtCAATAATCCTGAAgaaacatggtgtgtgtgtgtgtgtgtgggtgtgtgtgtgtgtgagtgtgtgttaccggGTCCCACAGGGCGAACTGTCTCTGGTTCCACTTGGAAGTTCCAGTTGTGAGCAGCAGGTTCCGGTTAGAGAGGAACAGAACCTTGAAAGCCTTGTGAGACTCATTACAtgactcctgaacacacacacacacacacacacactgagatacttCCTGTGTGGGGGGTCTGCACAGCTAATAAAGAGTGACTTGTTTCCTGCTGTGGGTTGGtggcacacacatacaaaagtaaatataaagtattgtgtattatgaagagagagagacacacacacgtgtgtgtaccTGAAGTGTGTGCCCTGTGCGTGGCTCGAGAACTCGGACTCGTCTGTCTCTGCATGTTGTCGCAATTCTGCTGCCGTCCTCACTAAAGCTCACACTCATCaccaggtcagtgtgtgtgtgtatcacacacactggagtctTCACCACAACCACACCCACATGgtccacacgccacacacacacctgcagcacacacacacagcataaagaCACACCAGAATATGTGTATAAAGATGAtagtctctgtgtgtatgtgtgtgtgtctgtgtctatacacactctataatcgTAGGCAGAGCTTAACAAGATGTCTTTTGCGGTTGGATGCCACTCGATAAGCCCCACCCTCCGGACGTGGCCTAACAACTCCTTCTGTGGTTTGATCAGATTACCCTTCAATCCATTACAGGGAATCTGCCACACTTtaacctacacacatacacacacacatacacacacacacacacaggaacagggAGACGGCAGCATATAGAAGGATATAGACGAGAAATTATAGATGGAATGATATATTGATAAAATATAAGATACAAcaatgaatagatagatgaatgaaatGATAGAAATAGAACAGTAGggcatgcagagagagagagagagagagggagggagaaatgaatggagggatgaagacagaaacaggaagctggagaagaagagaaggggTGAAGTATGAAGTATGACATGATGAAATGATACAGACATTaacaaaaaagcagaaatgaGGAATGATAGACAGATGGCTGAAAAGTGTTTTATCCAATCAAAGCCTCACACAAGTGTTT
The DNA window shown above is from Hemibagrus wyckioides isolate EC202008001 linkage group LG15, SWU_Hwy_1.0, whole genome shotgun sequence and carries:
- the coro2ab gene encoding coronin-2B isoform X4, with protein sequence MYEHTHTHTVYSLLLQWLVSQLCEGVTAGFMTIFKMSWQPPYHGSKFRHVYGKPACKGQNYDGLPITRGVHDNHCCAVNPCFIAVVTECAGGGAFTVISIRHKGRVDPHHPRVCGHSARVLDVKWDPFDDQRIASCSEDCTVKVWQIPCNGLKGNLIKPQKELLGHVRRVGLIEWHPTAKDILLSSAYDYRVCIDTDTHTYTQRLSSLYTYSGVSLCCVCVLQVCVWRVDHVGVVVVKTPVCVIHTHTDLVMSVSFSEDGSRIATTCRDRRVRVLEPRTGHTLQESCNESHKAFKVLFLSNRNLLLTTGTSKWNQRQFALWDPDDLSEPLLEEDVDGGSGVLFPFYDPDTHILYLAGKGDGNIRYYEVSSEKPYIHFLAEYRSPLPHKGLGVMPKRGLNTVQCEVFRFYRLVTVKDLVEPLSFIVPRKSEDFQEDIYPMTASNEAAMTAQEWLMGQNKGPLLMCLRPETKVQNPYPAPEQDTERPACSLDLLQENYRAEKSANEKAGYDIVDLSEWQEDETQWNSWTDRCFGVRWCESVAYTPPAVDKELLNVFYKQQEEIRSLRQQLCQRDSRIQQLELEIKNIRNQLRASF
- the coro2ab gene encoding coronin-2B isoform X5; its protein translation is MYEHTHTHTVYSLLLQWLVSQLCEGVTAGFMTIFKMSWQPPYHGSKFRHVYGKPACKGQNYDGLPITRGVHDNHCCAVNPCFIAVVTECAGGGAFTVISIRHVSVILIVQNHNEGQQSDVINNAPVCVCVCVLQKGRVDPHHPRVCGHSARVLDVKWDPFDDQRIASCSEDCTVKVWQIPCNGLKGNLIKPQKELLGHVRRVGLIEWHPTAKDILLSSAYDYRVCVWRVDHVGVVVVKTPVCVIHTHTDLVMSVSFSEDGSRIATTCRDRRVRVLEPRTGHTLQESCNESHKAFKVLFLSNRNLLLTTGTSKWNQRQFALWDPDDLSEPLLEEDVDGGSGVLFPFYDPDTHILYLAGKGDGNIRYYEVSSEKPYIHFLAEYRSPLPHKGLGVMPKRGLNTVQCEVFRFYRLVTVKDLVEPLSFIVPRKSEDFQEDIYPMTASNEAAMTAQEWLMGQNKGPLLMCLRPETKVQNPYPAPEQDTERPACSLDLLQENYRAEKSANEKAGYDIVDLSEWQEDETQWNSWTDRCFGVRWCESVAYTPPAVDKELLNVFYKQQEEIRSLRQQLCQRDSRIQQLELEIKNIRNQLRASF
- the coro2ab gene encoding coronin-2B isoform X1, translating into MYEHTHTHTVYSLLLQWLVSQLCEGVTAGFMTIFKMSWQPPYHGSKFRHVYGKPACKGQNYDGLPITRGVHDNHCCAVNPCFIAVVTECAGGGAFTVISIRHVSVILIVQNHNEGQQSDVINNAPVCVCVCVLQKGRVDPHHPRVCGHSARVLDVKWDPFDDQRIASCSEDCTVKVWQIPCNGLKGNLIKPQKELLGHVRRVGLIEWHPTAKDILLSSAYDYRVCIDTDTHTYTQRLSSLYTYSGVSLCCVCVLQVCVWRVDHVGVVVVKTPVCVIHTHTDLVMSVSFSEDGSRIATTCRDRRVRVLEPRTGHTLQESCNESHKAFKVLFLSNRNLLLTTGTSKWNQRQFALWDPDDLSEPLLEEDVDGGSGVLFPFYDPDTHILYLAGKGDGNIRYYEVSSEKPYIHFLAEYRSPLPHKGLGVMPKRGLNTVQCEVFRFYRLVTVKDLVEPLSFIVPRKSEDFQEDIYPMTASNEAAMTAQEWLMGQNKGPLLMCLRPETKVQNPYPAPEQDTERPACSLDLLQENYRAEKSANEKAGYDIVDLSEWQEDETQWNSWTDRCFGVRWCESVAYTPPAVDKELLNVFYKQQEEIRSLRQQLCQRDSRIQQLELEIKNIRNQLRASF
- the coro2ab gene encoding coronin-2B isoform X6, with protein sequence MYEHTHTHTVYSLLLQWLVSQLCEGVTAGFMTIFKMSWQPPYHGSKFRHVYGKPACKGQNYDGLPITRGVHDNHCCAVNPCFIAVVTECAGGGAFTVISIRHKGRVDPHHPRVCGHSARVLDVKWDPFDDQRIASCSEDCTVKVWQIPCNGLKGNLIKPQKELLGHVRRVGLIEWHPTAKDILLSSAYDYRVCVWRVDHVGVVVVKTPVCVIHTHTDLVMSVSFSEDGSRIATTCRDRRVRVLEPRTGHTLQESCNESHKAFKVLFLSNRNLLLTTGTSKWNQRQFALWDPDDLSEPLLEEDVDGGSGVLFPFYDPDTHILYLAGKGDGNIRYYEVSSEKPYIHFLAEYRSPLPHKGLGVMPKRGLNTVQCEVFRFYRLVTVKDLVEPLSFIVPRKSEDFQEDIYPMTASNEAAMTAQEWLMGQNKGPLLMCLRPETKVQNPYPAPEQDTERPACSLDLLQENYRAEKSANEKAGYDIVDLSEWQEDETQWNSWTDRCFGVRWCESVAYTPPAVDKELLNVFYKQQEEIRSLRQQLCQRDSRIQQLELEIKNIRNQLRASF